The genomic region TCCTCTGCTTCAGCCAATCAGGAAACATTGGCAGTATGATCTGCTTGCAGGTGTAGTCAGTCTTTCTAAGCTGTATGCATCTAATTAAGCCCACCGCTGCCTTAGATTGAAATGCAGCCACCAGAGTTCTATTAGAATGTCAGTGCTTCAAAAGTGTTATGGCCCATACAGAACCAAGCATCCCTTGGATATGACAGCCAACCAATTGAATCGCAAACACCATGTGCAACAGGCTTAATCAACTATGAAGTTTATTACAATGCAGGTACAGGGGTGGTTCTGGTCAAGCAGCCACAGTGTGCGCGGTACTAAAAGGCATGGAGGTCAGCAGCAGGAAGAGAAGTACTGCACAGGTCAGGGGAAAGAGCGGAGGAGATCTCTGCAGGGCGCGTAGGACTGCATGCGCACGGGTGCTGAAAGGAGTGCCTGGGAAACAGAACGCGGGTTCGATACATTCCAGACAGCTGGTAAAAAGCACACCCCTCTATTTCACTTCAGCTCAGCACTGCTGTGCTCAGCTGTTGCTGGTTGTGCTGCTGACGCTTCTCCTCGACCACGGCAGGAGTAATTAAAACATTCCTGGAAAACAGGAGACAGGGAAGGCTTCCGAAGCTGTTGGTTCAGCGCAAGATCGGCTGTACTGCTCAGCTCTAGTGAGACACTGCAGGTGCCCGTTAGAACGttctttatctttttgttttcaggACGCCAGCAGAGACAAGTTTGTTCAGCCCATTGAGGCCGGTCCTGTTAGCGATCCTTTAGCCCCAGTGGGGTGTCTGAGCTGTTACAGCGATTGTCCTCCACTCCCTCTGTGTTTAATTTAACTGTCCTGTACCCTTAGGTTTGCCCTGCAGTCCTGAAGTTTACCATTACAGTAGAGGGAAGCATTTCACTGCAGATCTACAATCAAAAAGTGTGCAGATCTTCTGATGTCCACCAAATTGACCAAACCTGGAATCCATAAACAACGGTCAACACTTCAATGGTGTCATAACGTAAAGCGACTTAGATGTTTTTCATTGACACGGGTCCcctaaaaaaagatattaaaaggTTTTGGtataacttttttatatatgtttaaaagCGACTTAACTTTtccattgatatatatatatatatatatttatttattttttctaaatacagtatattggtcTTATTTGAATATAATGCTTATATGCTGTATTCTTTCAACAACCTATTCACCTATGATGCAATATagacattataaatattttttaaaacctgctGTTCTTCTTCGTGCCAGCAGGGGGTGCCAACAGCACTCCTTCCTGTGTTCTCCACTATGTGTGCTGCGCTCTCCACTGTGCAGTAACCTGTTCTTTACAATGATGCCCTGGGTGGCAGCAGAGCTAAACTACAATTAGCTTCTGTATATTTGGTTATGATTTTGAGCCCCCAATGCGTTCTGCAGAGTGTACCTTTCAAAGGAGCTATTAGACTGTGTTATCAAAGTAGCAAGACTCTGCCCAGCATGGAAAAATTAGGGGATGCCAATAGCTACCCATCTACCTGGGCAGAAGACAGCTCTATATAGCATCTTTCAGACTGTGAGGAAAATGCATTATTAGAAACTTCAGCTCCATGGTGATAAAGAGAAAACACATGTTCAAATCTCAGGAACACTTTTAAGGATCAGCTGTCTGCACACCCCTAGGCTACGGTGGCTACAGTGTGGTTACTTATctagtaagggggggggggttatggggTACAGTCTATTGCTCGGCTTCATCTTCCTCTTCTCCTGCAGGGAGCAGCATCTCACTGGCTGTTACCTCCACCTCCCCCTGGCCTCTAGAGACTGTCTCCCCTGCCTCTGCTCCCTCTCCTGCCCTGGTTCCATCGCGATGTGCCTTGGCTCTCCTGTGCCCGGCGGGGGGCGTTGCAGCCTGGCTGCTGTGGCTGTGCTGCCGGTGCTGGTGCCTACGGGGGTAGAGAAACAGGGCGGGGTCGGGCATGGCGCAGGGCTCTTCCGGGCCGGTTACTTTCTCCCTGGGCACGCAGTCCCGGACTCGCTCTGAACGGCGCTCGCTAGCCGCCAGGGCGTGTGCTGACTGCTTGTGGCTGCGTCTCTTGGGTTTGAGGTTTGGCGGggggagggtggtggtggtgggggggggctgCCTGTGCAGTTTCTGCCGTGCGACGTGCAGCTGGAAGGAGAGGTAGGCGGCCGACTCGGACTGTTTCTGCAGCTCGGTGTTGAGCACGGTGACCCTGTGGCTGCGACGCTTCAGTTCCTCCAGGAAGCGGCGCTCTTTCTCCTTCAGGCTGCTCCGCAGCGCCTCCACCAGCGCCCCCTTGTGGCTCAGTTCCTTGCGCAGATCTTCATTGCCGCGCTCCTGGTCCCTGAGGCGGGCCTCGGCCCGCCGGCATCGCTCAGCCAGCTCCTCCCGCAACTGCTCTTCTGCCTCTGTGAGGGGACAGAAAAACAGCTTTAAGGGGCTTCAGTGCAAAACAATTCCATGTGGCATTCTTGCTGCCTAGGTCTCACCCTATCATCCAGGAATGAAGTTTGGATGGAGTGTTGCTTTATGGAGTTAAGGAAAGCTGTCAGTTTGCTGGTCAATAACAGAAGGCTTTGAAAGCATGCGGACAGATGCAAATAGGTACACTACATTGCtgatgttattaatattattataagcGCTATGTGTTTCAAATTCTAGTGAAATTTCATAGAAGTTTGTTTTATAACATGTACAGCACAACAAAGCTAACAGCCCACATGGGACATGAGCAGATTTTCAAAATTCAGTACACACTATCAAGCTGTGAGGACCAGGTACCAAACCAAGATAGCTGACACTGGCAAAGAGCGGCTCTGATGATCTGAGAGGCTAATACCAGCAGCTCCACAGAAGGAAGGGCTGCAGGAGAGTGGCATATTGCAGACAGAGCCCATATGGCTTCCTATTAGAGCCTTGCACTGACCTAGTATCTCAGCCCTCCTCCCTGTTCCAGGGTGACACTTTGCAAGGGGCTCCACTGTCGCTATGGAAACCCTCTCTGTTCAGTGTCACCGGTCTCTCAGTACTGCTGTTTAAAAAGATGAATGCCAGGGTTTTACCACAACACCCcctctgatgtttttttttgccCTGTCGATTTTCGCTTTGCAGACGGACTCGACCAGAGAATTGGCACAGCAACAGAGGTTTACAGGTAAACACCTGACTTCCTGTGCC from Polyodon spathula isolate WHYD16114869_AA unplaced genomic scaffold, ASM1765450v1 scaffolds_3744, whole genome shotgun sequence harbors:
- the LOC121312256 gene encoding coiled-coil domain-containing protein 92-like — encoded protein: MPLSCSPSFCGAAGISLSDHQSRSLPVSAILVCPLKLFFCPLTEAEEQLREELAERCRRAEARLRDQERGNEDLRKELSHKGALVEALRSSLKEKERRFLEELKRRSHRVTVLNTELQKQSESAAYLSFQLHVARQKLHRQPPPTTTTLPPPNLKPKRRSHKQSAHALAASERRSERVRDCVPREKVTGPEEPCAMPDPALFLYPRRHQHRQHSHSSQAATPPAGHRRAKAHRDGTRAGEGAEAGETVSRGQGEVEVTASEMLLPAGEEEDEAEQ